From the Leptospira biflexa serovar Patoc strain 'Patoc 1 (Paris)' genome, one window contains:
- a CDS encoding YggS family pyridoxal phosphate-dependent enzyme, producing the protein MSDYISVYQSLQNELNSLSKGIPPTLIAVSKTKPYQVVRDAYMQGIREFGENYLPEAIEKFTKLREEFPESVNTVNLHHIGPVQSGTLRKLFGIFSYTHGVGTFSSLTELQKRAEKEKKTIRYFLQTNLTAESTKHGFSLETLLEKKEELSLYQNEFCIWEGFMGMGPSSGDLLQTKEVFSKLTSFRDTHFPNLKLSMGMSGDYQLAAELGSNFVRIGSKIFGDRDYGTHSV; encoded by the coding sequence GTGTCAGATTACATTTCTGTATACCAATCCCTCCAAAACGAACTGAATTCCCTCTCGAAAGGGATACCACCAACACTCATTGCAGTCTCCAAAACAAAACCATACCAAGTGGTAAGAGATGCATACATGCAAGGCATCCGTGAATTCGGTGAAAACTATCTTCCAGAAGCCATTGAAAAATTTACAAAATTAAGAGAAGAGTTTCCTGAATCTGTAAATACAGTGAATTTACATCACATTGGACCTGTACAATCCGGAACCTTACGAAAGTTATTTGGTATCTTTTCTTACACTCATGGTGTGGGAACGTTTTCAAGTCTCACCGAATTACAAAAACGTGCCGAAAAAGAAAAAAAAACAATCCGGTATTTTTTACAAACAAACCTGACGGCCGAAAGCACCAAACATGGATTCAGTTTGGAGACCCTATTGGAAAAAAAAGAGGAATTATCTCTTTACCAAAATGAATTTTGTATTTGGGAAGGGTTTATGGGAATGGGACCATCTTCGGGAGACCTTCTCCAAACAAAGGAAGTATTTTCTAAATTAACTTCTTTTCGTGATACACATTTTCCCAATTTAAAACTTTCTATGGGAATGAGCGGAGATTATCAATTAGCAGCAGAACTTGGATCCAACTTTGTTCGGATCGGATCAAAAATTTTTGGAGATAGGGATTATGGCACACACTCCGTTTAA
- the proC gene encoding pyrroline-5-carboxylate reductase, translated as MAHTPFKTVGMVGLGKMGGAVAKALVNQGTKVFAFDPNLKVSPVEGVTLVSTLERLEEEAGLFVIAVKPNLVGPVLSEFKKPSIFVSIAAGITYEQLLSFSPKASTCVRVMPNLPLVSKRGAMGYYCNDEAVSHVERLFYGMGECVRISKESLMDAVTGLSGSGPAYVLTFLQAMAEAGLQEGLGYEESLALSLETIEGTLVYFRELRTKDHAIHPMEVRNWVTSPGGTTIHGLDALERGGFSTAVRDAVKRATERSKELGKG; from the coding sequence ATGGCACACACTCCGTTTAAAACAGTGGGAATGGTAGGACTTGGGAAAATGGGAGGTGCTGTGGCAAAGGCGCTGGTAAACCAAGGAACAAAAGTGTTTGCCTTTGATCCAAACCTGAAAGTATCACCGGTGGAAGGAGTGACTCTTGTATCCACCTTGGAACGATTGGAAGAGGAAGCGGGTCTTTTTGTCATCGCCGTAAAACCAAACCTGGTAGGACCAGTACTCTCTGAATTCAAAAAACCATCGATCTTTGTTTCGATTGCGGCGGGGATTACTTATGAACAATTACTTTCCTTTTCTCCCAAAGCTTCCACTTGTGTTCGGGTCATGCCAAACCTTCCTTTGGTTTCCAAACGTGGGGCCATGGGGTATTATTGTAACGATGAAGCTGTCTCTCACGTCGAACGTCTGTTTTATGGAATGGGGGAATGTGTAAGGATTTCCAAGGAATCTTTAATGGATGCGGTCACTGGGTTATCGGGTTCTGGCCCTGCTTATGTACTCACGTTTTTACAAGCAATGGCGGAAGCTGGGTTACAAGAGGGACTCGGTTATGAGGAATCTTTGGCTCTCTCTCTTGAGACCATCGAAGGAACTCTTGTGTATTTCAGGGAATTGAGAACAAAAGACCACGCCATCCATCCAATGGAAGTGCGAAATTGGGTGACGTCTCCAGGTGGGACAACCATCCACGGACTTGATGCTTTGGAACGTGGTGGGTTTTCCACCGCGGTGCGGGATGCCGTGAAGCGGGCAACCGAGAGAAGTAAGGAATTGGGAAAGGGATGA
- a CDS encoding sensor domain-containing diguanylate cyclase, translating to MSFKENTDIVFEHYEKKIYDQKQLLEISRALNSTLDYKYLIDAILNICLAQLQTLHAAMYLEPEIDLGLFKLEPQSIKGFELSPEEQNYEIKIDSPLIHYFEEKPKAITMDQILQMEVLNQIPDIVYLRKMGAEILVPLNAKGKVNGLLVLGDKMTSEEFLEDEKEFMTTLANLAGIAVDNARLYELATVDMMTGLKIHHYFQTKLKEEMERCRKKGTKLSLLFTDVDKFKTFNDTYGHQAGDVVLIEVAKQLIQKAQRHHIPARYGGEEFCLVMPGASEEEAIAKGEEIRKAVEEMVVKNPNDDSDLKVTLSVGVSSFRPTDRNNKDLIERADKALYQAKHSGRNRTICYKD from the coding sequence TTGTCTTTTAAAGAAAACACTGATATCGTTTTTGAGCATTACGAAAAAAAAATCTACGACCAAAAACAACTACTGGAAATCTCCCGTGCATTAAATTCCACGTTAGACTATAAGTATTTAATCGATGCAATCCTTAATATCTGTTTGGCGCAGTTGCAGACCCTTCATGCGGCAATGTACCTGGAACCAGAAATTGACTTGGGGCTTTTTAAATTGGAACCCCAGTCCATCAAAGGATTTGAGCTAAGCCCTGAAGAACAAAATTACGAAATCAAAATTGATAGCCCTCTCATCCATTATTTTGAGGAAAAACCAAAGGCCATCACCATGGACCAAATCCTGCAGATGGAAGTTTTGAACCAAATCCCAGATATAGTATACCTTCGCAAAATGGGAGCCGAGATCCTTGTGCCCCTGAATGCAAAGGGGAAGGTGAATGGGTTACTTGTCCTTGGGGACAAAATGACTTCCGAAGAATTTTTGGAAGATGAAAAAGAATTTATGACCACTCTTGCAAACCTGGCAGGGATTGCTGTGGACAATGCAAGGTTGTATGAACTTGCCACGGTGGATATGATGACGGGGCTCAAGATCCATCATTACTTCCAAACCAAATTGAAAGAGGAGATGGAACGTTGCCGAAAAAAAGGAACAAAACTATCATTACTCTTCACTGATGTGGACAAATTCAAAACCTTCAATGATACCTATGGACACCAAGCGGGGGACGTCGTCCTCATTGAAGTCGCAAAACAACTCATCCAAAAAGCACAACGGCACCATATCCCCGCTCGCTACGGTGGAGAAGAGTTTTGCCTTGTGATGCCAGGCGCTTCCGAAGAAGAAGCCATTGCCAAAGGGGAAGAGATCCGTAAGGCTGTGGAAGAGATGGTAGTCAAAAATCCGAATGATGATTCTGATTTAAAAGTGACACTTTCCGTGGGAGTTTCCAGTTTTCGACCAACGGACAGAAACAACAAAGATCTCATCGAACGCGCGGACAAAGCCCTTTACCAGGCGAAACATTCCGGCCGAAACCGCACAATTTGTTATAAAGATTAG